In the genome of Arthrobacter sp. PAMC25284, the window CGCATTGAGCGGCCGCGCGTCCCAGGCATCGGTGAGCCTGGACGAGGAGAACCTCAGTCTGCTCACCAACCAGCACGCCTACCAGGCCGCGGCCCGCGTGATGTCCGCTATCGACGAGGCCCTGGACGTCCTCATCAACCGCACCGGAATCGTAGGACGATAACCATGCTGAACCGGGTAACCAACCTGACCATGACCGCGAATGCCCAGCGCACCCTGCAGACCCAGCAGTCCAGACTGGCCGAGCTGCAGGACAAAGCCGTCACGCTGGACAAGATCAAGCGCCCCTCGGACGACCCTGCAGCTACCGGGCAGGCCCTGCAGACCCGCGCCCAGCTGGCGGCCACCGCGCAGTACGGCCGCAATATCGACGACGGCAGCGGCTGGCTCATGGCGGCGGACTCCGCCCTCGGCCAGGCCACCAATGTTCTGAACCGGATCCGGGATCTGACCGTGCAGGCAGGCAACGGCACCCTCAACCAGACAGCCAAGGACGCCATCGCGATCGAATTCGACGGCCTGAACCAGGACCTGATGTCCATCGCGAACACCAAGCACCTGGGCCGGAGCATCTTCGCGGGCAGCTCCGACAAGGCCCAGGCGTTCACGGCCGCCATTCCGCCCAACCCCCTGGTCCCGGGAGACACCGGCACCCCGCCGGTTTTCAACGGTTTTTCCGGGAGCAGCGTCGAACGGCGGGTCAGCGATAACCAGACTGTCCGGGTCGACGCCGACGGCGCCAAGATCTTCGGCAACGGTGCCACCAGCATCTTTTCTGTCGTCAGCGACATGGCGGCGGCCCTGCGCGCCGGCACCGATATCACGCCGCGGCTCACCGATCTGGACACGTCGTTGACGTCAGTGATCGGCGGACGTGCTGAAATAGGAGTACAACAAGTGCGGCTGGAGCGTGCCGGCACCGTGAACACCGAATTGGAGGCCACCTTGGATGCGCAGAAGATGAGCATTGAAAAGGCCGATCTTGGCAGCGTCATTATGGACCTGAAACTTCAGGAGAACACCTACCAGGTGGCCCTGGCCGCCACGGCGCGGGTCCTGCAGCCGACCCTGATGGACTTCCTGCGGTGAGCACCGCCGTGATGAACACACCCGTCACCTTCGCCGTCCCGATGCCGGGCCTCGAGGCCGCGCATGACTTCACGCTGCGCAGCGTCGACGGCGCCGCCGGACTGTTCGCCCTGGAAAGCATGTCGCCGGTCCCTGTCCGGCTGTTCCTCGCCGACGCGGCCGTCTTCGTTCCGGACTATGCACCGGCCGTCCCCGCCCGGGTGCGCGAGGACCTGGAACTCGACCAGGGCGAAACACCGCAACTGCTCGTGGTGGTCAACCACTCCCCCGAAGCGACAACCGTCAACCTGATGGCGCCGGTCCTGCTCAACCCCGGCACCGGACGCTGCGTGCAGTTGGTCCTGGACGGTCGCGATTATCCGCTGCGTGCCGAGCTGAAGTCAGCCTAAACCTGACGGTTAGGCTGTGGCCGGTCAGGACCGGACCGCATCGGCCGCCAGACGCCGGATCCCGCCGCAGTCTTCACCAGAAGTGCGCGACGTCGATCACGAGCCGGGAACCCGTGCCGGGGCCTTCCAAGGTGAATACCCGGAACGGCAGTCGTCCCCGCACGCCCAGCCCCACCGTGGTGTAGCCTTCGTAACTGCCGGCGTCGACCAGTTGCCGGAAGGTCTGGTAGCCGGTGACGTTGGTCAGTTCCTTCTTGTCCGCTGGGTTGTAGGTGGACTGCCCGGCGTCGTCATAGGCGGGAGCGTTGACGGTGACCTGGAGGAACGCCTGGCCGCGCAGCGGGACCGTGAAGCCGGAGCCGTCCTGGACCACCTTATCCACATAGCGCACCGTGTATCCTGCCACGGATCCGCTGTGGTCAATCACCATCCGGTCGAAGCAGTAATGCTGGCCCGTGCGGACGTTGATGACTCTCGGATAGGTCGCCACGGTCCCGGTCGAGTCGTTCGTCTTCATGAGGGATCCCCACACCAGCCCGCAATAGGGCTCGGGCGCCGCAGCCGACGCGGGACCAGGTGCCAGCAACCCCGCCCCTGCCGCCAGCAGGACCGCCATCAACAGCGCTCGGAATTTCTTCATGTGGGCCGCCCCCTCAATGGATGAGATACCTCCAGATTAGGAGTGTTCCCGGGCGGAATCGAGGGCCGAGGCCGGACCGGCGCCTAACCGTTAGGCTGCGCCGTCTCCGGTCACAGGACGGTAATCGACCGGGCTGGATCCTAGCCTTCGCAGTCGCGGCAGAACTTCATGCCGTTCTTTTCCTTGGCCACCTGGGACCGGTGCCGGACCAGGAAGCAGGAAGAACACGTGAACTCGTCGGACTGCTCCGGAACAACAATGACGGTCAGCTCTTCGCCGGACAGATCGGCGCCGGGAAGGTCGATGCCTTCGGCGGTGTCATTTTCGTCGACGTCGATAACGGCCGCCTGGGCTCCGCCGCCGCGGGACGTTTGAAGGGCCTCCAACGATCCTGCGGAAGAGTCGTCTTCTGTCTTGCGGGGGGCGTCGTAATCGGTAGCCATGTGGGGTTCGCTTTCGTTGCTGCATAGCGCCATTTCAGGCACCTCAGTGATGCAGTTTAGGACATTGTGAGCGCAGATCAAGAAAAGTGTGGTGAACCCTACAAATTACGTCGCCGGGGACCGTGAAATGGTGACGACGGGCGCCCTCGGCGCTACCTGACCGCCCGCTTCAGGCGGTCGGCCGGACCACGCGGGTCTGCCATTTGGCGGGGTCCGGTTCGTTCTCCGGATCGGTGAGGTAGAACTCCCACATTGCCTCACCCGTCGTAAGCTGGCCCGATGACCCGCACTCAGCCACCGCCGCTCGTCAGGCTGTTGCTGTGGGCCGCTGTGGCCGCCTCATCGATGGTTCTGACGGTCCTCGGACTGTATCGGACTTCCTTCTTCATCATCGCGCCGGAACCGCCCGAGGCCGGTGCCGGGCGTGCCATGGTCCTTTTCGGTTCCGTGTTGGCCGTCGCGGCCGCCGCCTGGGCGCACCAGCTCCGGCGCCCGGTGTGGGTGAGGCTCTGCGTCGCCGCCCCCGTACTGATCGGCTGGACATCAATGGCGGCACCGGAGAGCCTACTGCCGCAACTGTTGGCCCTGGTCGCGTTGCCTGCCGCGTTTGCCGGGTTCCTCGGCGGAATCTTCGACCGGTCAGGTCTGCCCCGGTAGCATGCCATCGCCCAACTTCTTGTAAGCGTGTAGTGCCCTGTTTTCGCGCACAAAAAACCCCTCCATCCCGGGCAAAATCGCCGGAACAGAGGGGTTCATTGGGCCCCCTGTCGGATTCGAACCGACGACCCCCGCTTTACAAGAGCGGTGCTCTGGCCAACTGAGCTAAGGAGGCATTCCTGCGCTGCAGGCATCCGGCCGCAAAACAGCCGGCGCCTGGGCGCTAGATAAGGTTAGCCCACGGACGCCCGGTGGTAAAAACGCGCGGCGCAGGAAACCTGAAAGCCCGGCCCCGGACGAATTTCCCGGGGCCGGGCTTTCCGCGGCTGGCCGCGGGGTGCGTACGCCTACTGCTTGGCGTCGATCGCGGTCTGCAGGAACTGCTCAAACGGGGTCTGGGCGCTGTCGCCCTTGCCCCACTGCTGACCTTCAACAAATACGCTCGGCGTACCGGTGACGCCGACGGCTGCGGCTTCGAGGGTTGTGTGCTTCACGTAGGGGCGGTAGGTCTTCTCGTCCACGCACGTGTCGATGCTCTTGGCCCCGACGTCCGTGGCCATCTTCTTCAACTCGGTGTCCGGCAGCCCGGCAGTACCCTCAGCCGGCTGCTTCTCGAACAATACGTCGATGAAATCTTTGTACTTCTCCGGGGATTCGTTCACCACGCAGGCAGCGGCGTTGGCCGCACGCGAGGAGTAGTTCGTGGTGGAACGGCTGTCCAGGAAGCCAAGCGGACGGTATTCAACGGTAATTTTGCCGTCATTTCGCTGCTGGGTGAGCAGGTCGTTGTACTGCGCCTCGAAGGATTTACAGACGGGGCAGATGAAGTCGATGTAGATGACCACCTTGACCGGCTTGCCCGCTTCGGCTTCGGCGCCGGGCGCGTTGACCGTGGCCGGCGGTGCAGCCGGGGCGGCGGGGAGATCCGCGATGTTTACCGTCGCCGGGTCGGACTTCACAACCTCGGTATTGGCCAGCAAGGTGACGCCGCCATGGACGTTGCCGTTGGCCGGGGTGGGGCCCTCGTCGGCGATCGGGGCGTTGTTCCTGACGTTCGAGGTCACAACCAGGGCCACAATGGCGAGGATGGCGACAACCGCGACCACAATGCCCCAGCCGATCAGCAGTTTGGAGCGTTTGTCTTTCTTCATCTGGGCTTCGCGGATCTCGCGGGCTTTCTCGCGGGCCGCGGAAGTGCGCTCCGCCTTGGACGGTCGGGGTTCGTTTGCGGGGCTCATCAATTCCTCGTGTCGATCGGCCGTGGATTGTCCACTGGATGGCAACCTCATCATTTTAGGGGAGAAACCGGGGCGTTTGCGCCTTCAAGTTTTATTCCTCCCTGTCAGCGGATGGATAGCAGGGATGATTCCGTCCGGCTAGGGTGGTTCCAGAGCCACGAGCACCCCAGGGGGCACCAATGGAAGCATCCGCACGCGCCGGTCACGCCGGTTCGGAACCGGCGCAGACCGCCGAACTATACGACTTCATGGTGGTCTCCAACCGCCTGC includes:
- the flgL gene encoding flagellar hook-associated protein FlgL, whose protein sequence is MLNRVTNLTMTANAQRTLQTQQSRLAELQDKAVTLDKIKRPSDDPAATGQALQTRAQLAATAQYGRNIDDGSGWLMAADSALGQATNVLNRIRDLTVQAGNGTLNQTAKDAIAIEFDGLNQDLMSIANTKHLGRSIFAGSSDKAQAFTAAIPPNPLVPGDTGTPPVFNGFSGSSVERRVSDNQTVRVDADGAKIFGNGATSIFSVVSDMAAALRAGTDITPRLTDLDTSLTSVIGGRAEIGVQQVRLERAGTVNTELEATLDAQKMSIEKADLGSVIMDLKLQENTYQVALAATARVLQPTLMDFLR
- a CDS encoding flagellar assembly protein FliW — encoded protein: MNTPVTFAVPMPGLEAAHDFTLRSVDGAAGLFALESMSPVPVRLFLADAAVFVPDYAPAVPARVREDLELDQGETPQLLVVVNHSPEATTVNLMAPVLLNPGTGRCVQLVLDGRDYPLRAELKSA
- a CDS encoding DUF4193 domain-containing protein, whose amino-acid sequence is MATDYDAPRKTEDDSSAGSLEALQTSRGGGAQAAVIDVDENDTAEGIDLPGADLSGEELTVIVVPEQSDEFTCSSCFLVRHRSQVAKEKNGMKFCRDCEG
- a CDS encoding DsbA family protein, yielding MSPANEPRPSKAERTSAAREKAREIREAQMKKDKRSKLLIGWGIVVAVVAILAIVALVVTSNVRNNAPIADEGPTPANGNVHGGVTLLANTEVVKSDPATVNIADLPAAPAAPPATVNAPGAEAEAGKPVKVVIYIDFICPVCKSFEAQYNDLLTQQRNDGKITVEYRPLGFLDSRSTTNYSSRAANAAACVVNESPEKYKDFIDVLFEKQPAEGTAGLPDTELKKMATDVGAKSIDTCVDEKTYRPYVKHTTLEAAAVGVTGTPSVFVEGQQWGKGDSAQTPFEQFLQTAIDAKQ